One Marinobacter sp. es.048 genomic window, TACAAGGTCTGGGTGGTGGCGGATGCCACCGGGTCCCGTAACGAATTTGATCGCGATGTAGCGCTGGATCGCTTGAGCGAAAGCGGCGCCCGGATCGTAACGCTTGAGATGGTGGCGTTCGAGTGGATGCGCCACTGCAAGCATCCGCAGTTCCGGAACATCCAGGCCCTGATTAAATAGAGGCATCCGCTGGGCTGGTGCCCGCGTAATTAGACACTCCAATCACAGCTGGTTTTGAGGTTCGCAATGCTCAACATGGACTTTTCCAAGAAGGTCATCATCCGCACCGAAGAGCAGGAGTGGGTTACCAGCCCTGCCGGCGGGGTTCTGAGGAAGCCCCTTGCCCGTGAGGAAGCGGAGCGTGGTCATGCTACCAGTGTGGTCCGGTACGAGCCTGGCGCGTCCTTCAATCGACATGAGCATCCCCTGGGCGAGGAGATCCTGGTTCTGGACGGGGTATTTTCCGACGAGACCGGCGACTACCCGGCCGGCACCTACTTGCGTAATCCGCCAGGCAGCGGGCACGCTCCGTACAGCAAGGAGGGCTGCACCTTGTTGGTCAAGCTCCATCAGTTCGATGAGCGTGATAAGGCAACGGTATGCATCGACACAAAGCATACGGCTTGGCTACCAGGTATTGGCGGTCTTGAGGTGATGCCATTGCATGAGTTCGAGCACGAACATGTGGCCCTGGTGAAATGGCCGGCCAACGAAGTTTTTCAGCCTCATCGGCACTTCGGAGGTGAGGAAATTTTCGTGCTGTCCGGAGAATTCTGCGACGAGCATGGCCGCTACCCCGCCGGCACCTGGATTCGCAGCCCGCATTTGAGTCAGCATCATCCATTCGTGGATCAGGAAACAATCATCTGGGTAAAAACCGGTCATCTACCGATCGAGGCGAAATAAAAAAGGGCCCCGAAGGGCCCTGAAGTGGCTAAGAGATCGCTGTGGGTTGCCAGTTCTGCCTGCTGAACGCGTCATTGCTTGCGCCTTCTGATACCGGGCTGAAGAGTGCTTCTTCGTCCGCGGGGACCGCAAACACGTGGTACGCCTCAGGGCCAAATGGATCCAGCGCAGTATCGAGATGCTCGAAGCTGTCGGGCACGGGTTCTCCCGAGAAAGTGACTCGAAACTGGCGCTCAAGGGTCGGTGTGGTGACGCTCAGGGGCTGCTCTACCCAAAGGTAAACAGCTTTGTGGGGCACGATGTATTCGCTGCGCACCACCCTGTAACCCTCTTTGAGCGTGAGCGTGGTCGGCTCTTTGCCCGGTTCCAGACGGAATTTGTGGATGGTTTTCATAGCTGCTGCTCCTCTTTGGGTTGCTGCCTTTCACAACGCCATAATGGACAGGAACAGAGTTCGATAAAATAAGCTTTTGTCATCTTTTACCATCGATAAATTCGATGCTTTCAGACTTGCTCGTTGACTGCATGAGCTTCAACAATGACACGAACGCCCTCATGGGCGGTTTTTCGGCCCCGGGTGATGGCAAACAGTTCATCCATCACCTCGTCGATTGAGGCTATCTGTTCAACCTCATACTGACGACAGACCTCCTCGCGGATTGATGTCGGCGCAGCAAAAACGCCATAGCCCTGGCTACCGAACACTTTAATGAGAGCGCTGTCGTCCACCCGGGCAACGAGCTTCATGCGAACCCCGTTCAGGGAAAACCAGTTCATCAGTCGCTCGAAATACGGCGCATCGGTGGCATTGGCCAATAGTGGCTGACCATTAAGGGATTCCGGAAAACCCTTCTTAAGTTTTCTCGCCAGCTCCGGTGCAGCAAACAGGCTCATGCTGGAACCGGCCAGCGGGTGTACCGTCAGGTTGCCATCCTCTTGCAGCTTCGGCATGCGGTCTGTCAGCACCAGGTCCAGCTCTTTGCGTTTCAGGCTCAGCACCAGATCTTCGGTGCGGCCCGTCTGGCATTCGAGCTGAACTGAGCGCTCGCCAGCCATGGCGGGCTG contains:
- a CDS encoding cupin domain-containing protein produces the protein MLNMDFSKKVIIRTEEQEWVTSPAGGVLRKPLAREEAERGHATSVVRYEPGASFNRHEHPLGEEILVLDGVFSDETGDYPAGTYLRNPPGSGHAPYSKEGCTLLVKLHQFDERDKATVCIDTKHTAWLPGIGGLEVMPLHEFEHEHVALVKWPANEVFQPHRHFGGEEIFVLSGEFCDEHGRYPAGTWIRSPHLSQHHPFVDQETIIWVKTGHLPIEAK
- a CDS encoding DUF7352 domain-containing protein, whose protein sequence is MKTIHKFRLEPGKEPTTLTLKEGYRVVRSEYIVPHKAVYLWVEQPLSVTTPTLERQFRVTFSGEPVPDSFEHLDTALDPFGPEAYHVFAVPADEEALFSPVSEGASNDAFSRQNWQPTAIS
- a CDS encoding LysR family transcriptional regulator translates to MEQLNLRHLYYFWVISREGSIARASEVLELAPQTLSGQLATFEASVGGRLFSRERRKLILTDLGRLILGYADDIFALTGELAETLRLDPSERPLTLRAGVSASIHKLIAYYLLQPAMAGERSVQLECQTGRTEDLVLSLKRKELDLVLTDRMPKLQEDGNLTVHPLAGSSMSLFAAPELARKLKKGFPESLNGQPLLANATDAPYFERLMNWFSLNGVRMKLVARVDDSALIKVFGSQGYGVFAAPTSIREEVCRQYEVEQIASIDEVMDELFAITRGRKTAHEGVRVIVEAHAVNEQV